Within the Cyanobacteriota bacterium genome, the region CTGAGCACGGGCTTCCTGTTCCCGCTCAAGTGTTGCTTGAAGCACACTTTCAACAGTCATGCGTTCTTGAATTTCTTGGGCTAGCTGCGCATTAGCTTGTACTAGGTCAGCCGTGCGCTCTTGGACACGCTGTTCCAGTTCCTCAACCGCAGAGCGAATTATCTGTTCTGCACGCAGACGTTGTAACTCAGTCGCTGCCCTAGCGGCAAAGAGAGCTATAACGGTTTGAGCAACTTCTGGATTGTCTAAGGGACGATCGTGAATTACTGACAACACCCCTAACACTTGTCCCTGTCCATCCAGCAGCGGCACACCTAGGTAAGATTCTGCCTTCAGACTAGCTAAGCCTTCAGCCTGGGGAAACATGGCCTGCACCTGCTCTGGGTAATAGCGTGCTCCAGCCGTATTCACGACAGCTTCACAAGCACTTCCTGCTAAGGGGTAACAGACTAACTGGCCAAGCTGACCATCAACCCATGCTGCCAGTAACTGCATGTGGGGTGGTTGGATGTTAATTACCTCAGAAACCAGCACGTGGCGTACATTGAGGGATGCTGCCAGATTTTGCGCCAAGGCAGGAAAGAAATTGGCCCCTGTGGTGGAAGCAGTGCCCGATAAAATGCCCTGCAAAATTTGCTCTGCCCGTTGCCGATCGACAATTTCTTGCTGTAGCGCCCGGTTCATCTCCTCTAGTTCCTGGGGAGAGCGTAGTGCCAGGAATTGGGGCAGCAACTCCACAAGCTGTAATGCAGTGTAGCAAGACACTAGTGCTGTCAGGGCCTGTTCCACCCCTGAAACCCAATAGGCCGGATGCCACAGCGTCCAAACCTCCAGCAGGTGGCCCAATCCACAAAGGCTAATAAAGGCCCCAAACAGCAAAAACACCCTAGAAAAGGGAATCCCTTGACGCTGACGCACAAAGTAAACTAGCATCGCAGGAATAGAGAAGTAGGCGATCGCAATCAGCACATCACTGATTACATGTAAGCTAACTAGGGGTGTTTGCCATAGATAGCAGTGCCCATGAGGCATGTAGCTGTCAGGTGAAAGCAGAGTCTTTAAAGGCAGCCACGTAGGGTTCATGTCTGATAAGAGATATAGAGTGGACATGCTATGTAAACAAGCTATACATCACACGACCAGCAGAGCTTCATCACACGACCAGCAGAGCTTCATTTGATTTTTA harbors:
- a CDS encoding histidine kinase; protein product: MNPTWLPLKTLLSPDSYMPHGHCYLWQTPLVSLHVISDVLIAIAYFSIPAMLVYFVRQRQGIPFSRVFLLFGAFISLCGLGHLLEVWTLWHPAYWVSGVEQALTALVSCYTALQLVELLPQFLALRSPQELEEMNRALQQEIVDRQRAEQILQGILSGTASTTGANFFPALAQNLAASLNVRHVLVSEVINIQPPHMQLLAAWVDGQLGQLVCYPLAGSACEAVVNTAGARYYPEQVQAMFPQAEGLASLKAESYLGVPLLDGQGQVLGVLSVIHDRPLDNPEVAQTVIALFAARAATELQRLRAEQIIRSAVEELEQRVQERTADLVQANAQLAQEIQERMTVESVLQATLEREQEARAQ